In a genomic window of Tenuifilum sp. 4138str:
- a CDS encoding RNA degradosome polyphosphate kinase, producing MAPKKIPLVNRELSWLAFNGRVLQEAANPSVPLIERIRFLGIFSNNLDEFFRVRVATLRRLLVVEKGAKKIMGDNPRKILEKIQRIVIDYQKKFDNTFQEIIDELRKENIYLINETQLSAGQIDYLNSYFDDHISEFLAPVILKRNNKFPELVDQSIYLAVKLTNSQKPNTKEFALIEIPSRFVKRFIQLPNEGDKSFIILLDDVIRLCLSKVFKILPFDTFEAYTVKITRDAELDVDNDISESLLEKISKGVKNRKRGEPVRLVYDEKIPTDLLKFIVKGLNLDEDDYVIPGGRYHNFKDFIRFPSLGRNHLINLPLEPVSVKELDEATRIMDIMSDHDFMLHYPFHSFQYYIRLLREAALDPAVKSIHITLYRVATESRVVHALINAAQNGKKVTAIVELRARFDENANIYWSKQMQEAGINVIFGVPGLKVHSKMTLITRQEKNKERRCVVVSTGNFHEGNANIYTDVNLFTADSRITSEILKVFTFLETNYKTFSYKHLLVAPFNMRRRLYSLIDTEIENAAKGLPAYLIGKINNLVDEEMIKKLYQASRAGVKIKLVVRGTCALVPGLKGISENIEVYGIVDRFLEHSRIFIFANGGNEVCYISSADWMTRNLDYRIEVATPIYSKPLIEEMKTVVNYALRDNVKARLVNHGGCNEFKPCKEGEPEFRSQLELYSFYQNIERHKNREVK from the coding sequence ATGGCACCAAAAAAAATACCTCTTGTTAACCGTGAGCTAAGCTGGTTGGCATTTAATGGCAGAGTGTTGCAGGAAGCCGCAAATCCATCAGTCCCGTTAATTGAACGTATTCGTTTCCTTGGAATTTTTTCGAACAACCTCGATGAGTTTTTCCGGGTGAGGGTTGCCACCCTACGCCGTTTATTGGTAGTTGAAAAGGGGGCAAAAAAGATTATGGGCGATAATCCCCGTAAAATTCTCGAAAAGATCCAACGGATAGTTATTGACTATCAGAAAAAGTTCGACAACACATTTCAGGAAATTATTGATGAGCTAAGAAAGGAGAATATCTATCTCATTAACGAAACACAGCTGTCAGCTGGGCAAATTGATTACCTTAACAGCTATTTCGACGATCACATCTCGGAATTTTTGGCACCGGTAATTTTAAAGCGGAACAATAAATTCCCTGAACTGGTCGATCAATCCATTTACCTAGCGGTTAAGCTTACTAACAGTCAAAAACCCAATACAAAGGAGTTTGCACTCATCGAAATCCCTTCGAGGTTTGTAAAACGTTTTATTCAGTTACCGAACGAAGGCGATAAAAGTTTTATTATCCTCCTCGACGATGTAATCAGGCTTTGCCTATCCAAGGTATTCAAGATACTTCCTTTCGATACTTTTGAGGCATACACTGTAAAGATTACGCGCGACGCAGAGCTCGATGTGGATAATGATATTTCTGAGAGCCTTTTGGAGAAGATATCAAAGGGAGTTAAGAATAGGAAACGTGGCGAACCGGTAAGGCTTGTTTACGATGAAAAAATTCCTACTGACTTACTAAAGTTCATTGTGAAAGGGCTTAATTTGGACGAGGATGATTATGTTATTCCGGGAGGGCGGTATCACAACTTCAAGGATTTTATCCGATTTCCCAGCTTGGGACGAAATCACCTTATAAATTTACCGCTTGAGCCCGTTAGTGTCAAGGAATTAGATGAGGCTACTCGCATAATGGATATTATGTCCGATCACGATTTCATGCTTCATTATCCTTTCCATAGCTTCCAGTATTACATTCGCTTGTTACGTGAGGCTGCTCTTGATCCTGCTGTTAAATCAATTCATATTACCCTTTACAGGGTTGCCACTGAATCGCGTGTTGTGCATGCATTAATCAATGCTGCTCAAAACGGTAAAAAAGTTACAGCCATAGTTGAGTTACGTGCCCGTTTCGATGAGAATGCAAACATTTACTGGTCAAAACAAATGCAGGAAGCCGGTATTAACGTAATTTTCGGGGTGCCCGGTTTAAAGGTGCATAGTAAAATGACACTTATTACCCGTCAGGAAAAAAACAAGGAACGTAGGTGTGTAGTGGTGAGCACCGGTAATTTTCATGAGGGGAACGCAAACATCTATACAGATGTTAACCTTTTTACTGCCGATTCAAGAATAACCTCTGAAATACTTAAGGTTTTTACTTTTCTTGAAACAAATTACAAGACATTTTCATACAAGCATTTGCTAGTTGCTCCATTCAACATGCGCAGGCGCTTATACTCATTAATTGATACTGAAATTGAGAATGCTGCAAAAGGACTCCCTGCCTACCTTATTGGAAAAATTAATAACCTGGTTGACGAGGAGATGATAAAGAAACTATACCAGGCGAGCAGGGCAGGTGTAAAGATTAAACTTGTGGTAAGGGGAACATGTGCTCTTGTGCCAGGCCTAAAGGGCATTAGCGAGAATATTGAGGTATATGGAATTGTTGATAGGTTTTTGGAGCACTCTCGCATTTTCATATTTGCTAATGGGGGTAATGAAGTATGCTATATTTCATCGGCCGACTGGATGACCCGAAACCTTGACTACCGCATTGAAGTGGCAACTCCTATTTACAGTAAACCCCTAATTGAGGAGATGAAAACGGTGGTTAACTATGCGCTTCGCGACAATGTGAAAGCGCGTTTGGTTAACCATGGTGGTTGCAATGAGTTTAAGCCCTGTAAAGAGGGTGAACCCGAGTTTCGTTCACAACTGGAACTTTATAGCTTTTATCAAAATATTGAAAGGCACAAGAACAGAGAGGTAAAATGA
- a CDS encoding DUF5103 domain-containing protein — translation MYIKFSRYIDINISIFIISILTPLLCYSNNREVAGNVFGKPEKLSNHWKTNIKSVKAYKTGFELTQPIIELNTDETITLEFDDLSDETEQYEYTVIHCDYSWNPTNMVFMEYADGFDFNPIHDYRYSSGTLVQYRHYTLTIPNSNLKLKLSGNYIVQVVRQSNRSEIVLQQQFRVYEPLVKADALIRQPIEPSIQSTHQQMELTVSTALLGKVDPNNDVVVLLYQNNQPYNQLTFNTPHFSDGHMLIYHTPTSPIFEGGNEFRQLNLKSFHYQVAEIQGIKQYDGVYHTILTPDKRVKTYRYSESADINGKFIVKCDDVTESQEEADYTWVYFTLSNDVQFDGDIYIFGELSGWELNPNFKLKYNPECNCYETRLLLKQGFYNYKYVFVSQGLATPDFNRIEANFFETENAYNILVYYKSQGARYWRLVGLNGVNSRYKN, via the coding sequence ATGTATATCAAATTTAGCAGATATATAGATATTAATATATCTATTTTTATCATATCCATATTAACCCCTCTGCTTTGTTACTCAAATAACAGAGAAGTGGCTGGAAATGTTTTTGGAAAACCTGAAAAATTATCGAACCACTGGAAAACAAACATAAAATCGGTTAAAGCCTACAAAACCGGTTTTGAGCTAACTCAACCAATAATTGAGTTGAATACCGACGAAACTATAACTTTGGAATTCGACGATTTATCAGATGAAACGGAGCAATACGAATACACCGTAATTCATTGCGACTATAGCTGGAACCCTACAAATATGGTGTTCATGGAGTATGCCGATGGTTTTGACTTTAACCCCATTCACGATTATCGGTATTCTTCCGGAACGTTGGTGCAATATAGGCACTATACCCTTACAATACCAAATAGTAACCTTAAGCTTAAGCTTTCAGGTAATTACATCGTGCAAGTTGTAAGGCAAAGCAATAGGAGCGAAATTGTTCTTCAACAACAGTTTAGGGTATATGAGCCACTGGTAAAAGCTGATGCCCTTATTCGTCAACCCATTGAACCAAGTATTCAAAGCACCCACCAGCAAATGGAACTAACGGTTAGTACTGCTCTACTTGGAAAGGTTGACCCTAATAACGATGTTGTTGTTCTTTTATACCAAAACAACCAACCCTACAACCAGCTGACTTTTAATACTCCACATTTCAGCGATGGCCATATGTTGATTTACCACACCCCAACATCACCCATATTTGAAGGGGGAAATGAGTTCAGGCAACTAAACCTAAAATCGTTTCATTATCAGGTTGCCGAAATACAAGGCATAAAACAATACGATGGTGTTTACCATACCATACTTACGCCCGATAAAAGAGTAAAAACATACCGTTATAGCGAAAGCGCTGATATTAACGGTAAATTCATTGTTAAATGCGATGATGTTACAGAAAGCCAAGAGGAAGCCGATTACACATGGGTATATTTCACCCTCAGCAACGACGTTCAGTTCGATGGCGATATCTATATATTTGGCGAGCTAAGCGGTTGGGAGCTTAACCCAAATTTCAAATTGAAATATAATCCGGAATGCAACTGCTACGAAACCCGATTACTTTTAAAACAAGGCTTTTATAACTACAAGTATGTATTTGTTTCCCAAGGTTTGGCTACACCTGACTTTAACCGCATTGAGGCGAATTTTTTTGAAACTGAAAACGCTTACAATATTCTTGTTTACTACAAATCGCAAGGGGCAAGGTATTGGCGATTAGTAGGGCTGAATGGAGTGAACAGCCGGTACAAGAACTAA
- a CDS encoding PhoH family protein, translated as MAKSKVNKIFVIDTNVILHDFQCLYKFQDNDIVIPIVVLEELDKFKKGNELINYHAREFVRELDKIAGDKLFNGGLPLGKNLGKLRIETGKPMPPEMKESFAEFTPDNRILAITIHLVKQNPDRPVILVTKDINLRMKAKSLGIVAQDYLNDKVEDIDSLKKEIELIEKVDDALIQKLYNSEEKLLAKDLKLKPYANQYYILKGNKSSALAHYDKATDTLDRVEKVRAYGIDPRNAEQTFALDALLRPEIQLVALTGKAGTGKTLLALAAALQQEEQFDQILLARPIVALSNKDIGFLPGDVDEKIGPYMQPLFDNLGVIKNRFKPTSKDYMHIEEMQRTDKLVITPLAYIRGRSLSNVFFIVDEAQNLTPHEIKTIITRAGEGTKFVFTGDIHQIDHPYLDMKSNGLTYLSDRMHGQEIFAHINLVKGERSYLAELASNLL; from the coding sequence ATGGCAAAGAGTAAAGTGAATAAGATTTTCGTGATTGATACTAATGTCATTCTTCACGACTTTCAGTGTTTGTATAAATTTCAGGACAATGATATTGTTATTCCCATAGTAGTACTTGAGGAACTAGACAAGTTTAAGAAAGGGAACGAACTTATTAATTACCATGCCCGGGAGTTTGTTAGGGAGTTAGATAAGATTGCCGGCGATAAGCTTTTTAACGGAGGCTTGCCTTTAGGGAAAAATCTAGGAAAACTCAGAATTGAAACTGGTAAGCCAATGCCCCCTGAAATGAAAGAGTCATTTGCCGAGTTCACTCCTGATAATAGGATTTTAGCCATAACCATTCATTTGGTTAAGCAGAATCCTGATCGTCCGGTTATACTTGTTACTAAGGATATTAACCTTAGAATGAAAGCCAAATCGCTGGGCATTGTTGCACAGGATTACCTTAACGATAAGGTTGAAGATATTGATAGTTTGAAGAAAGAGATTGAGCTTATTGAAAAGGTTGATGATGCATTAATCCAAAAGCTTTACAATTCCGAGGAGAAACTTTTAGCAAAGGATTTAAAGTTAAAGCCTTACGCTAATCAGTACTATATTTTAAAAGGGAACAAATCGAGTGCACTTGCTCATTACGACAAGGCAACCGATACCCTTGATCGTGTTGAAAAGGTTAGAGCTTATGGTATTGATCCCAGAAATGCGGAGCAAACGTTTGCCCTAGATGCACTCTTGAGGCCCGAGATTCAGCTAGTTGCGCTTACCGGAAAAGCAGGGACAGGCAAAACTCTGCTTGCTCTAGCGGCAGCATTACAGCAGGAAGAGCAGTTCGATCAAATTCTACTTGCCAGACCAATTGTTGCGCTTTCCAATAAAGATATTGGCTTTTTACCGGGTGATGTTGATGAAAAAATTGGACCATACATGCAGCCCCTATTCGATAACCTAGGTGTTATAAAAAATAGGTTTAAACCAACAAGCAAAGATTACATGCATATTGAAGAGATGCAACGTACCGATAAACTTGTAATTACACCATTGGCATATATTAGGGGACGAAGCCTTTCAAATGTTTTCTTCATTGTTGACGAGGCACAAAACCTCACTCCACACGAGATTAAGACAATTATTACCCGGGCAGGTGAGGGTACTAAGTTTGTGTTTACAGGCGATATCCATCAAATTGACCACCCTTACCTCGATATGAAATCGAATGGGTTAACCTATTTAAGCGATAGAATGCATGGCCAGGAGATATTTGCCCACATTAATCTTGTAAAGGGCGAGCGTAGCTACTTGGCCGAATTGGCTAGCAATTTGCTTTAA
- a CDS encoding SixA phosphatase family protein, producing MAKTLLILRHAKSSWAEADKADKDRALKAKGISDIVNTARAIAPKVQGLDLIITSSANRAVHTAILFAETIGFPHDKIRIEPMVYQADERELVEMIKSLPDEYKSVMVVGHNPTLTYLVNTFVANRIHELPTSGLVGVKFDINSWIELSAEKVYSVFQSFDW from the coding sequence ATGGCAAAAACGTTGCTCATACTCCGTCATGCCAAATCCTCTTGGGCCGAGGCCGATAAAGCAGATAAGGATAGGGCATTAAAAGCCAAAGGTATAAGCGACATTGTTAACACCGCGAGGGCTATTGCACCCAAGGTGCAAGGGTTAGATCTGATTATTACTAGTTCTGCTAACCGTGCGGTGCATACAGCAATACTTTTTGCCGAAACCATTGGTTTTCCGCATGATAAAATCCGGATAGAGCCAATGGTTTACCAGGCCGATGAAAGAGAGTTGGTGGAGATGATTAAATCATTACCCGATGAATACAAAAGTGTAATGGTGGTAGGGCATAATCCAACACTTACCTATTTGGTAAACACTTTTGTAGCCAATCGCATTCATGAACTACCAACATCGGGACTTGTTGGGGTTAAGTTTGACATTAACAGTTGGATAGAACTCTCTGCCGAAAAGGTATATTCTGTTTTTCAGAGCTTTGATTGGTAG
- the mtaB gene encoding tRNA (N(6)-L-threonylcarbamoyladenosine(37)-C(2))-methylthiotransferase MtaB yields MNQGRKRVAFYTLGCKLNFSESSTIARQFADMGYERVSPDSEADVYVINTCSVTEHADKKCRQAIRKFTAKSPNAMVAVVGCYAQLKPDEIAQIDGVDFVLGAADKFNLPHLIGNDAKKKNVKVYSCDIDTVSDFFPAYSTGDRTRSFLKVQDGCDYHCSYCTIPLARGKSRNMPISQIVEQAKAIARQNVKEIILTGVNTGDFGKSTGETFLELIQQLDRVEGIERFRISSIEPNLITPEIVDFVAQSAKFLPHFHIPLQSGSNRILALMRRRYRRELFAERIELIRSRMPDTFFGVDVIVGFPGETDDDFSDAFRFIEQVKPSFLHIFPYSERPNTPATELEGKVSPKVVKQRVTLLAELSDRLHKEFFLKHIGQIRPVLVESSRKGDYMFGFTDNYIKVGVPFDKGQAGKVVKVRLEKFTPDGFVEGLVI; encoded by the coding sequence ATGAACCAGGGGAGAAAGCGTGTTGCATTCTACACGCTGGGGTGCAAGTTGAATTTTTCAGAATCATCTACCATTGCCCGTCAGTTTGCCGATATGGGCTACGAGCGTGTTTCGCCCGATTCGGAGGCCGACGTTTATGTAATTAATACCTGTTCAGTAACCGAGCATGCCGATAAGAAATGCCGTCAGGCAATCCGGAAGTTCACAGCCAAATCGCCCAACGCTATGGTTGCAGTGGTGGGTTGCTATGCTCAGCTCAAGCCCGATGAAATTGCACAAATTGATGGGGTTGACTTCGTGCTTGGTGCAGCTGATAAGTTTAATCTTCCTCATCTGATTGGGAATGATGCTAAAAAGAAAAATGTAAAAGTTTATAGTTGCGATATAGATACGGTAAGTGATTTTTTCCCTGCATACTCAACTGGCGATAGAACACGATCGTTCCTCAAGGTTCAGGATGGTTGCGATTACCATTGCAGCTACTGCACAATACCACTTGCGCGTGGTAAAAGCCGCAATATGCCCATTAGTCAAATAGTGGAGCAGGCCAAAGCTATAGCCCGTCAGAATGTTAAAGAGATTATTCTTACAGGTGTCAATACAGGCGATTTTGGCAAGTCCACTGGCGAAACATTTCTGGAGCTCATCCAACAGCTCGATAGGGTAGAAGGAATTGAGCGCTTCCGAATTTCGTCCATTGAGCCAAATCTTATTACCCCTGAAATTGTCGATTTTGTGGCACAATCGGCTAAGTTCCTTCCCCACTTCCATATACCGCTTCAATCGGGTTCAAATAGGATACTTGCGCTTATGCGCAGGCGTTACCGCCGTGAACTCTTTGCCGAACGCATTGAGCTAATCCGAAGCCGAATGCCCGACACCTTTTTTGGTGTAGATGTAATTGTTGGCTTTCCAGGCGAAACCGACGACGATTTTAGCGATGCATTCCGTTTTATTGAGCAGGTGAAACCATCATTCTTACATATTTTCCCTTATTCAGAGCGTCCAAATACCCCTGCCACCGAACTTGAAGGCAAGGTAAGCCCTAAGGTGGTTAAGCAAAGGGTAACACTTTTAGCCGAGCTATCCGATAGGTTACATAAGGAATTTTTCCTGAAACATATTGGTCAAATCCGTCCTGTCCTTGTGGAATCGTCACGTAAAGGCGATTATATGTTCGGTTTTACCGATAACTATATTAAAGTAGGTGTTCCTTTCGATAAAGGGCAAGCAGGCAAAGTTGTAAAAGTGCGGTTAGAAAAGTTTACCCCCGATGGGTTTGTTGAAGGTTTAGTGATTTAG
- a CDS encoding caspase family protein, with protein sequence MRNKILRFAVLAIFASAIAVSCSKEDDELVQKPNESQWTVRPDFATLDTRPQDIIEQFTLTEKDADLVKVDENTPKGAKYALVIGISDYSGTQYDLQYCDDDATDWKNRLVKEGYSVTILLNRNATSANIQSAINSLVSKAAAGTEIAFCYSGHGSNGNIVTTDLYYISSSWFKTKFSTAKSTKMMFCFDACQIGAMKTALKATGRVVAVASSTTTYSYDGDATMKNGVFTYYQMYGFDYKGYIYLEPDCSYACTQMKSWASARGLTVAPSYVDSYSGNFDL encoded by the coding sequence ATGAGAAACAAAATTTTAAGATTTGCCGTTTTGGCAATTTTTGCTTCAGCAATTGCTGTAAGCTGTTCAAAGGAAGATGACGAATTGGTTCAGAAACCCAACGAAAGTCAATGGACAGTTCGCCCCGATTTTGCTACGCTCGACACACGTCCACAGGACATTATTGAGCAGTTCACCCTAACAGAGAAGGATGCTGATCTTGTTAAAGTTGATGAAAACACCCCTAAAGGTGCAAAGTATGCCTTGGTTATTGGTATTTCCGATTACTCCGGAACTCAGTATGACCTTCAATACTGCGACGATGACGCAACCGACTGGAAAAACAGGCTTGTAAAGGAAGGATACTCCGTTACCATTCTTCTGAATCGCAATGCAACCTCAGCCAATATTCAATCGGCAATTAACAGTTTGGTTAGCAAGGCCGCTGCAGGTACTGAAATTGCTTTTTGCTACTCAGGTCACGGCAGTAACGGTAATATTGTTACCACTGATCTTTACTACATAAGCAGCTCATGGTTTAAAACAAAATTCTCAACAGCCAAGAGCACCAAGATGATGTTCTGCTTTGATGCATGCCAAATAGGTGCAATGAAAACCGCCCTTAAGGCGACTGGTAGAGTTGTTGCTGTGGCTTCAAGCACCACTACATACTCCTACGACGGCGATGCTACCATGAAGAACGGAGTATTTACCTACTACCAGATGTATGGCTTTGATTATAAGGGTTACATTTACCTTGAGCCTGACTGCAGCTACGCTTGCACGCAAATGAAAAGCTGGGCATCGGCCAGGGGACTAACTGTTGCCCCATCGTATGTTGATTCATACTCCGGCAATTTCGATCTTTAA
- a CDS encoding Ppx/GppA phosphatase family protein encodes MKILKFAAIDIGSNAARLLLTNVVEDGETVVFSKSSLVRVPIRLGEDAFSIGHISEHRAQKLLKTMIAFKNLMEAQDVVAYRACATSAMRSSSNALELVSMVKQHANINIEIIDGSREAEIIYANGIAEMLDHDRPYIYVDVGGGSTEITVFEKGEIKASSSFNIGTIRILKGMIGKPHFDQMRDWLKSVVKKKDQPKIIGSGGNVNKLYKLARKPIGEPLYQKEVKNLFKFLDSYSVEDRIKFLSLNPDRADVIIPATKIFLKVMKWTGAKEVIVPTIGISDGIIRTLYADYKQSLALQQ; translated from the coding sequence ATGAAGATACTAAAGTTTGCCGCAATTGACATAGGTTCAAACGCAGCCCGGTTGCTACTTACAAACGTGGTGGAGGATGGAGAAACTGTAGTTTTTAGCAAGTCCTCGCTGGTGCGAGTTCCTATCAGGTTAGGCGAGGATGCTTTTTCTATTGGTCACATCAGTGAACACAGAGCTCAGAAACTGCTCAAAACCATGATTGCATTCAAAAACCTGATGGAAGCGCAGGATGTAGTTGCTTATAGGGCATGTGCCACATCGGCAATGCGTTCGAGCAGCAATGCGCTTGAACTTGTTAGTATGGTTAAGCAGCATGCAAACATTAACATAGAGATTATTGATGGATCACGCGAAGCCGAAATAATTTACGCTAATGGTATTGCAGAGATGCTTGACCATGATAGACCTTATATATATGTTGATGTGGGTGGTGGTAGCACTGAAATTACTGTTTTTGAAAAAGGTGAAATCAAGGCATCAAGCTCTTTTAATATTGGAACTATTCGCATTCTTAAGGGAATGATTGGAAAACCCCATTTTGATCAGATGCGCGATTGGCTTAAGAGTGTAGTGAAAAAGAAAGACCAACCTAAAATTATTGGGTCAGGTGGAAATGTCAATAAGCTTTACAAGCTTGCACGTAAACCAATAGGAGAGCCGTTATACCAAAAGGAAGTGAAAAATTTATTCAAATTCTTGGACAGTTACTCTGTTGAGGATAGGATTAAGTTTCTTAGCTTAAACCCTGACCGTGCAGATGTTATTATACCGGCAACCAAAATATTTCTTAAGGTGATGAAATGGACTGGTGCAAAGGAGGTGATAGTTCCTACAATTGGTATTTCCGACGGTATTATTCGTACGCTTTACGCTGATTATAAGCAGAGTCTTGCGTTGCAACAATAG